The following nucleotide sequence is from Salvia miltiorrhiza cultivar Shanhuang (shh) chromosome 7, IMPLAD_Smil_shh, whole genome shotgun sequence.
TTCATTTTCAGTGACCCTAATTTTAAGATGCGCATTTtcctttgatttatttataagttGTTAATTTAAATCTGGTGAGCATCATCTCTTGTATAAATTCAGTTTATGTATCAGCATCCTGATCTCTTGATCTTTTACCTTATGACATCAAGGTTTATGAACTCCACCGTCTTTACCGGATCCAAAGAGATATGATGGAAGAATACAGAAGGAAAGAACTTCATAGAATCCGACCATCAATAGAACCATCGTCATCATCAAGTCTCAGAGGGCCTCAAGTGCCCTCAGAAGAAGCTCGGAAATGGCACATGACGGGCTTTCCTATGTTAAATTCTACTTATGAAAGAACATCTATCTCTGGGATTGAAATTGCTAATTCTCCTATGAGTTGTACCAAAGGGAACACCAACTTGCAACCTGGTCAGTTCCCATTCCAGAATGGGTCTTCTTCTGTAAAAGACTCCGAACTGTTAGACTCAAGACCGTTGAAGGTGAGGAAGAAGTTGTTCGATCTTGAACTACCAGCGGATGAATACGTTGATACTGATGAAGGCAAAGAGTCACTGGATTGCAAAGGCTCTCATGTATCAAGTTATGCTCACAACGGAAATCTGAAAAGTGGACCTGAAACTCAGAAGTCATCTCCTGTTGGGCATATTGGTGCAACAACTAATTGTAGGATAGATGTCTCAGCTTCTGGTTCTTGTCTGAGGAACCCTATTAGATTGGCTGATCTAAACGAACCCATTGATGTTGAAGAGGCAACTGCTCCTTCGTCAACTGATTTCTTTGGTCATAGCTCAATCAATCGACCTAGTAATGGTGTAAATCAGCATGCTATATCAAACGCAGGTTTTTTAGGTGCAAATGCCAAAACAGCACATTACCGGGATGGTTTTTTGACTAATTCGTCTGTTGAGAGTAAAGTTAATGAAAGGGGACCTCTCTCCCATATTTATGAAGCAGGTACACACTTTGTGAAGAtttatgattttcttgaaatctTCCTTATCCTAGTTGCCCATTTCCCATCTCTTTGAATATCTATAAAATCTGATTATCAGCCAAAATTAAGCTATTTCTGTCCATTAACTATTCTTATCGTATTATTTGCAAAGCTTTTGATTTGTCAATCTTTCAGGGTCCAGCAAAAGTAACTTCAATTCAGTAACTCCCAGTCTTCAGCAAGAGAAGTCTCATCCAGTGCAATGCATGCTCAATCCACACGATCATCCTCCTGGAATTTATCTGACTCGACATAGTAGAGAAGAGTCTTGGAGGGAGGGAAACCACCATCATCTCGAATCTTCTGATAGAAATCGCGATCACTCCAATAATAGATTCATGGGGCCCCATATGGCTTCTCACGCCCCTGGTTCAGACCCATTCTTTAGTTTGTCTTATTTTTCTGGTACCTGGGCCCATGCCGTCTCATCCTGGGCGAAGCCAGCTAAAAACTTTACTCAGAAGATGACCGCCTTGGATTCATGTCTGAATCCTGCTGCAGCAATGGATAGAGGACTGCAGATTTCAGCAGAGTGCCGGGAAAACTTTGGAGGAAAGTGGCATGCGGGTGATGACTTCAGGCTGAACCCTGGTTTGGGAGGTGAAGTGTCGACACGGAATGGGTTTTACCAAGGATCTGCCTCAgggtcaaaagaaataaaagttcACTTGCCCTCGCCGGGCTTTGATTACCTTAACTGTAGTAGGGGTGAAAATGTAGCATCTGACCGCATGACTAATCATGGATACGGGAATTTTCCTAAAGGATCCTCCTTTGCAGATTCAAAGCCTGCAATAGATATTAACTTGAATGAGGTGGTTTCAAAGAGCTCGTCTAATGAGGTAACAGTCCTGCAAGATGTTGCTACAGTAGATGAAAAAGGTAAGCCCGAGGGCCAACTATCTTCATTGCCCTGGCTTAAAAATAAGCCGGCCCGTGCTAATGATGCTGCAAATTCTAGAAGCTACGTCCGTGATTCTTCCAATCAATTGTCTTGGAAGGCTGAAACAGTTACAGATCTAAATGAGCCATTCACCCCTACAGTTAACATGGATTCGAGTGAGACGAAGACAGAGATGATTACCAGGAACCAGAATGTTAAGAAAATTCTGGGGTTTCCGATTTTTGAAGCTGGTGATCTGAAAAATGAGCCCTTTTCCCATGTTTCCACCTCGGCAAGTTTTAGTTGCCCTCGTGATGGAAATGGTGTTGTTAAGGAAAGGAAGAATAGAGTAATTGATATAAATCTAGAGTGTGAACCAGAAGAAGAGGCTGTGGAGAAAGAAAAGCAAACAAAATGTGGCGTTGTCAGAGACTTCATCGACTTGAACTCGTGTATAACTGACTGTGAAGATGCTTTAGCACCTTCTTACGAGAGCAAGACTGCCAACAGTAAGGTGATTCTCGACATAGATTTGGAATCTCCTGTTCTTCCGGAGAAAGAGTCCAATGAGGATGCTGCAGGTGCTGTAGTATCCTTACTGTCGGAGAATAAAACTGATTCATCACAGGACGAGGTTCTTAGAACTGCAGCTGAAGCGATCGTTGCCATGTCATCATCCTGTCCGAAAATCCATCTAGAGGAGAGTGACAGCATTGATCTTCTGGAAGCTTCTTTGGCAGAATCGTTCGTGTGGTTTGTCAATGCTGTGTCCTCATGTCCAGATGAAAGTGCGTTCGCAGATAAAGATGGCTTGCCAAAGGATTTATCTGTGGAGATGGACGATTTTGAGGCAATGACGTTGCAAATTCCAGAGACGAAGGAGGAAGATTACATGCCAACACCCTTCGTACCTGATGTCCTGAAGAATGAAGACGCTGGGGGCAATACAGTAACAAGGCCCCGAAGGGGTCAGTCGAGGAGAGGGAGGCAGCGGAGGGACTTCCAAAGGGATATCCTTCCCGGTCTGACATCATTGTCGCGCCATGAGGTGACTGAGGATATCCAGACATTTGGGGGTATGATGAGAGCCACAGGGCATCACTGGGTTTCGGGGCTGGCTAGAAGAAACGGCACCAGAAATGGGAGTGGTCGGGGCAGGAGACGAGCTGTGGTGGAGACGGTCCCTGCTGCCACTCCGACTCCACTGATACAGCAACTCAACAGCATTGAAGCTGGTTTGGAGGATAGAAGCCTAACAGGGTGGGGGAAGACGCCGAGGCGCCCCAGAAGACAGAGATGCCCTGCAGCAGGTAACCCTCCTGCTGTGGTGTTAACTTAATAAttgagagaaagaaaaaagagagtACATTCCTTTATTGATCATAGAGAAAACACAAGAGATGAGGGATCTTGTTTCATCActtttaagagagagagagagggagactgTGTTGCGGTCTTGGTAATTTGTCTTGTAAATGTCATTGCATCTCATCATAATTTGTCTTTTGTGTCTTTGAGTTACTCCAACTTGTAGAAATAATCTTGCTTGATTTCATCATGGATATATACACGGCTTTGTTTCGAATACAagtttcttcttttttatagaAACCAACAGCCTTTGCTTTTTTGGACTCTCGCGCCAAACTGCATGTTCCAAGAATTGACCATGTTGCATTATTATGCATGCTATTGTTTGAGCTTATTTGAATATTCTTATTCacatttttaaagaaaaattagaCTTTGTGTTCGTGTTCTCAACCGAAGTGAATTTGGTTTTAGTGATAAAATAATctaacttaattaaataatcaaatgTTTGATTTGTATGATGAATAACTTGTTTGATATTCTAATAATTCAATTGAATGATTActttattatttctaaaattgagttaattatttaattatttttttattttattttattttatcaattttatttttcacattcATCAAATCAAACGTCTCTAAGTGAATGCAAGTGACTGCTTTATCCTCTTGTGCTGCACAATAATGCATTGTTGAAAATTGAACAGAAAAGCTTAAAATAGCTCAAAACGAACATGAAATTGTCTTTAATTCCATTATTTTCGGAGATTACAAgcttaaaaaattaaacatgaCTTAAATAGCCATTCGAATCGCTAATTTGAAGACCATCTTTTAAGGTTGAATTATAGGCCGTTCaagaatttgaaaattaatatttccTTCGTCAATGAgaaatattactccatccgtcccaacaAAGTTGAGtcgtttcattttctttatagaAATTAGGAAATTTAAagctttaattaaaaaattaattactctcttatttttcttaattagtATCCATTCTCAATCTTATTTCACATTTTCAATATCTGCAATCTTACACCAAATCTTGCCTCATTGGCCATGGCTGCTGCCGCCAAGGAAGGAGGAGGCGGCGATGGCGATATGGGGAGAGGCGGCGAACAGAATCTAGCTCCGGAAGCAATTTTGACGTGGGGGATTTTCGGGGGAAGAGGGGCACGACGACGACAGAATAACAGGCCGGAAAAAAGCGGCGCTAGGGTTTATgttgggggtggggttctgtgACGGGTTCCTGGTGTTTCAGATCTGGACGAAGAACACGGCGGGGAGCATTAGATCCAGACGGCAACGCACATGGAGGCAGAGGGATTGGCACAATTGAGGTGGAAGTGGAGATCAGAGAGGGAAGATTTTGGATTTGTTGATTTTGTTTATTGTTTTTCTcgattttttctaaaatttgggGTTTTGAATGAGTTGAAGAAATGACAGCAATTGCTTGACAAGGGCGATGACGGCGGCGGTTGTGGGGAAGAAAGACATACGGTGGCGCTAGGGATTTGGGGGTGGGGAAGGAAGATGGGTTGGGGGtgtttttgaattaaaaaaaaaaaaatcaaattcaataatttaaattttatacttaaaaataattcaaaatcactaattatataaataactagggatgtcaatccagcccAAAACTCGTGGGCTGGTCCGATTAGCTCAGCAATCcaagagggttagggttgaaaattttcaactcgATAAAAATTACAGTCCAAATAGCCCGTAGTTGAATTTTCTGAAACCCggtagggttggcccgaaataACCCGAAACCCTATAGGGCTGGCCCAAAAATAACGTGTTtgcttgattatatgaaaattttcttgttatttgattttcaacttcattattttgcttatgaaaattagtatagGTTTGATGTTTTCTTCAAAAGTTTGTcaaatgtattttgattcaatattagaaatttaatactccctccgttccacctATCTTAAgacactttcttttttgggcgCCTCACCTATTTTGagacattttcttatttggcaaaaaatttagggtaaatatcagtttttggcccatcgtttgggcgttttctcaaatatatcACACCCTAAgcataattacaaaataatacccatcgtttcatttttttctcgTTTATGGCCCACAAAAATATTCTGGCCATCGGTAAATGACGTGTTCCAGCCAAGTGCCATGTCAGCAGTAcacttgaaattaaaaaaataataataataagaaacaCGTCATCAATTAAATCTTAACTTCTTTATTCAATCTTTCAACAATAAATCGTGAAGAGAGACTTCACTTGGGTCCAATCCATCACCCTTCTCTTTGGCGATCACCGCCTCTTCATCGTCGCCCAAAAAACCGATGCATGGGACGACGCCGTCGACCGCTTCTCCCTCTCCATCGACAAAAGAGACAGCGACACAAACAACATCGCCATCCAAGTCGAGGGGTTCTTCAAGATCTCAGCTAAGGTTGTCCCCATCACTCACTACGGATCAAGAATCCACAACTACAGAA
It contains:
- the LOC130995852 gene encoding uncharacterized protein LOC130995852, which gives rise to MGTKVDSKSYFPGYYSMRDLNEDSSSSSWPLCYGDKAISNGQYYNGFMPRTAMDGYPGYGKDALKQKMLEHEAVFKNQVYELHRLYRIQRDMMEEYRRKELHRIRPSIEPSSSSSLRGPQVPSEEARKWHMTGFPMLNSTYERTSISGIEIANSPMSCTKGNTNLQPGQFPFQNGSSSVKDSELLDSRPLKVRKKLFDLELPADEYVDTDEGKESLDCKGSHVSSYAHNGNLKSGPETQKSSPVGHIGATTNCRIDVSASGSCLRNPIRLADLNEPIDVEEATAPSSTDFFGHSSINRPSNGVNQHAISNAGFLGANAKTAHYRDGFLTNSSVESKVNERGPLSHIYEAGSSKSNFNSVTPSLQQEKSHPVQCMLNPHDHPPGIYLTRHSREESWREGNHHHLESSDRNRDHSNNRFMGPHMASHAPGSDPFFSLSYFSGTWAHAVSSWAKPAKNFTQKMTALDSCLNPAAAMDRGLQISAECRENFGGKWHAGDDFRLNPGLGGEVSTRNGFYQGSASGSKEIKVHLPSPGFDYLNCSRGENVASDRMTNHGYGNFPKGSSFADSKPAIDINLNEVVSKSSSNEVTVLQDVATVDEKGKPEGQLSSLPWLKNKPARANDAANSRSYVRDSSNQLSWKAETVTDLNEPFTPTVNMDSSETKTEMITRNQNVKKILGFPIFEAGDLKNEPFSHVSTSASFSCPRDGNGVVKERKNRVIDINLECEPEEEAVEKEKQTKCGVVRDFIDLNSCITDCEDALAPSYESKTANSKVILDIDLESPVLPEKESNEDAAGAVVSLLSENKTDSSQDEVLRTAAEAIVAMSSSCPKIHLEESDSIDLLEASLAESFVWFVNAVSSCPDESAFADKDGLPKDLSVEMDDFEAMTLQIPETKEEDYMPTPFVPDVLKNEDAGGNTVTRPRRGQSRRGRQRRDFQRDILPGLTSLSRHEVTEDIQTFGGMMRATGHHWVSGLARRNGTRNGSGRGRRRAVVETVPAATPTPLIQQLNSIEAGLEDRSLTGWGKTPRRPRRQRCPAAGNPPAVVLT